The following are from one region of the Phycisphaerales bacterium genome:
- a CDS encoding FeoA family protein, giving the protein MSHTNTATQTTAKAPARVRLTQLTRGQTGRLDAAEFADDSAAHLTAMGLRPSCQLRVCKAGQPCIVHVDGHAGGCRIALSRDLADSLYVLPH; this is encoded by the coding sequence GTGAGCCATACGAACACAGCCACCCAGACCACCGCCAAGGCCCCCGCCCGCGTCCGCCTCACCCAACTCACGCGAGGCCAGACCGGCCGCTTGGACGCCGCCGAATTCGCCGACGATTCGGCCGCCCACCTCACCGCCATGGGCCTCCGCCCGAGCTGCCAGCTCCGCGTCTGCAAGGCCGGCCAGCCCTGCATCGTCCACGTCGACGGCCACGCCGGCGGCTGCCGCATCGCCCTGAGCCGCGACCTGGCCGACAGCCTCTACGTGCTGCCGCACTGA
- a CDS encoding DUF1932 domain-containing protein, whose amino-acid sequence MTAKPPRNIGVLHPGAMGAAVAHALASNNHGVGWCAKGRSKATTLRASGLREFGSLLDLCLWADTIISIVPPHAAIATARDVAAVGFQGLYVDANAISPATAATVKATVEQSGATYVDGGIIGPPPAKGQTSRLYLSGKKAADVAPLFEGSSFEAPVLPGPGDFTASALKMVYAAWTKGSAAMLMATAQAAEGLGVLEALQSEWEHSAPEIARRYERTSDAVGPKAWRYVGEMLEIASTLEATGQPAGFHHAAARVYERIAETHPRETDNASA is encoded by the coding sequence ATGACCGCAAAACCCCCACGCAACATCGGCGTCCTGCATCCCGGCGCCATGGGCGCCGCCGTCGCGCACGCACTGGCATCCAACAACCACGGCGTGGGCTGGTGCGCCAAGGGCCGAAGCAAGGCAACCACCCTGCGCGCCTCAGGCCTCCGCGAGTTCGGCTCGCTGCTCGACCTCTGCCTCTGGGCCGACACCATCATCAGCATCGTCCCGCCCCACGCCGCCATCGCCACCGCACGAGACGTCGCAGCCGTCGGCTTCCAGGGGCTTTACGTCGATGCAAACGCCATCAGCCCCGCCACCGCCGCCACCGTGAAGGCCACCGTCGAGCAATCCGGCGCAACCTACGTCGACGGCGGCATCATCGGACCACCACCGGCCAAGGGCCAGACCAGCCGGCTCTACCTGTCAGGCAAGAAGGCCGCCGACGTCGCCCCACTCTTCGAAGGCTCCTCCTTCGAAGCGCCCGTGCTGCCAGGTCCGGGAGACTTCACCGCAAGCGCCCTCAAGATGGTCTACGCAGCATGGACAAAAGGCAGCGCCGCCATGCTCATGGCCACCGCCCAGGCAGCCGAAGGCCTTGGCGTGCTCGAAGCCCTCCAATCCGAATGGGAGCACTCCGCCCCGGAAATCGCCAGGCGATACGAACGCACCAGCGACGCCGTCGGCCCCAAGGCCTGGCGTTACGTCGGAGAAATGCTCGAAATCGCCTCCACGCTCGAGGCCACCGGCCAGCCCGCCGGCTTCCATCACGCCGCCGCCAGGGTCTACGAGCGCATCGCCGAAACGCACCCGCGCGAGACCGACAACGCAAGCGCCTGA
- a CDS encoding lysophospholipid acyltransferase family protein, whose protein sequence is MPPWLFWLILALVLWLGVAMAAGRLLGGPRGDDVLGNLAYHVIRGYVRLRHPPRLEGRENIPEFIPGGGLEGVGPLIVVANHASGVDPLLVQSVLPFEPRWMMAADMRHPAGEWLWRFGRIIFVDRANSDPAGVREALRHLSIGGVLGLFPEGGIERKPQTLRPFQAGVGLLIRRSGARVLPIVIEDAAMAPTAWGALARTSRPRIRVMPPIEYGREQGPGEVAADLQARYEAWTGWGVEA, encoded by the coding sequence ATGCCCCCCTGGCTTTTCTGGCTCATCCTGGCGCTCGTGTTGTGGCTTGGCGTGGCCATGGCGGCCGGCCGGCTGCTGGGCGGGCCGCGCGGCGATGACGTGCTGGGGAACCTGGCGTACCACGTGATCCGCGGGTACGTGCGGCTGCGGCATCCGCCGCGGCTGGAGGGGCGGGAGAATATCCCCGAGTTCATCCCCGGCGGGGGGCTGGAGGGCGTGGGCCCCTTGATCGTGGTGGCCAACCACGCGTCGGGGGTCGATCCGCTGCTGGTCCAGTCGGTGCTGCCGTTCGAGCCCAGGTGGATGATGGCCGCCGACATGCGGCACCCGGCGGGGGAGTGGCTGTGGCGGTTTGGCCGGATCATCTTCGTGGATCGGGCCAACAGCGACCCGGCGGGGGTGCGGGAGGCGCTGCGGCACCTTTCGATCGGCGGGGTGCTGGGGTTGTTCCCCGAGGGTGGGATCGAGCGGAAGCCTCAGACCTTGCGGCCGTTCCAGGCCGGGGTCGGTTTGTTGATCCGCCGGAGCGGGGCTCGCGTGCTGCCGATCGTGATCGAGGACGCGGCGATGGCGCCGACGGCGTGGGGCGCCCTGGCGCGAACCAGCCGGCCCCGGATTCGCGTGATGCCCCCGATTGAGTATGGGCGTGAGCAGGGTCCCGGGGAGGTAGCAGCCGACCTTCAGGCCCGGTACGAGGCCTGGACCGGCTGGGGCGTCGAGGCGTGA
- a CDS encoding prepilin-type N-terminal cleavage/methylation domain-containing protein — MRRGFTLIEVLVVIAIVAVLLGVLLPVLAGARDAGRAAVCLSNLRQAHLICQQYADTYGGRGPAIGQPYGSVPNWALVVQTEAKGGAGRAGSNPGEIYEEESVLVCPACQAQTGERMTRTYAMNATGLAGLPGDDGDYDARATFIRFDLVRLPAEVPLLVDAAPLPAGPGQPPATRTASVIDFRQADHVAQRLGYWHGGKADGRCHAVMFDGSARGFGAVPDAWLEALR; from the coding sequence ATGCGGCGCGGGTTCACGCTCATCGAGGTGCTGGTGGTGATTGCGATCGTCGCGGTCTTGCTGGGGGTGTTGTTGCCGGTGCTTGCGGGGGCGCGGGATGCGGGGCGGGCGGCGGTGTGCTTGTCGAATTTGCGGCAGGCGCACCTGATCTGCCAGCAGTATGCGGACACGTATGGCGGGCGCGGGCCGGCGATCGGGCAGCCGTATGGGAGCGTGCCGAACTGGGCGTTGGTGGTCCAGACCGAGGCGAAGGGTGGCGCGGGGCGGGCTGGATCGAACCCCGGTGAGATCTATGAGGAAGAGAGCGTGCTGGTGTGCCCGGCGTGCCAGGCGCAGACGGGCGAGCGGATGACGCGGACGTACGCGATGAACGCGACGGGGCTGGCGGGGCTGCCGGGCGATGATGGGGATTACGACGCGCGGGCGACGTTCATCCGGTTTGATCTGGTGCGCTTGCCGGCGGAGGTGCCGTTGCTGGTGGATGCGGCGCCATTGCCGGCTGGGCCGGGGCAGCCGCCGGCGACGCGGACGGCGAGCGTGATCGACTTCCGGCAGGCGGATCACGTGGCGCAGCGGCTCGGGTATTGGCATGGCGGGAAGGCGGATGGGCGTTGCCATGCGGTGATGTTTGATGGGTCGGCTCGGGGGTTTGGAGCCGTTCCGGATGCGTGGCTGGAGGCGCTGCGGTAG
- a CDS encoding GC-type dockerin domain-anchored protein translates to MRTGTRGWCALLALVAALAGGRATGQDCEPVLLGTHDLGQNYAKLLIDGDVLYLASVDLHVVAFDISDPLEPVEIGRVASRFGANDLVLHGDLLLVASAGTGGGVTIYDVSDPAAMRQVSDVSMVEGAPISPIGVDVHEDRMYVAGMLDGLLVFDIADPSDPAYLGSFEFVFEAYDVQVGSFMIGPDERILAFMAYEFGDFGVVDITDPTAGVMVSRQETGIRTFQVLLDDDRVFVHGTGYGLSTFTLDDPRRPTRRSRVEPPRQAHQMALSQDIMVVSADSDGFTIVDVEDAGCTRAIYDTGRVPGGRRAGIASRRTNAGGHFMYVVARDGAVEVWDIASCRPGPCVADFTGDCQTTGSDFVAFEIAFSRGEARADLDGDGRHTVMDYLAFINAYLEGC, encoded by the coding sequence ATGCGAACCGGGACGCGGGGATGGTGTGCGCTGCTGGCATTGGTCGCGGCGCTGGCGGGTGGACGGGCGACCGGGCAGGACTGCGAGCCGGTGCTGCTGGGCACGCACGACCTTGGGCAGAACTATGCGAAGCTGCTGATCGACGGGGACGTGCTGTACCTGGCGTCGGTCGACCTGCACGTGGTGGCCTTCGACATCTCCGACCCGCTGGAGCCGGTCGAGATCGGGCGCGTCGCCTCGCGCTTTGGGGCCAATGACCTGGTGCTACACGGCGACCTGCTGCTGGTGGCCAGCGCGGGCACCGGCGGCGGCGTGACGATCTACGACGTCTCGGACCCGGCGGCCATGCGGCAGGTCTCGGACGTCTCGATGGTCGAGGGCGCGCCCATCAGCCCGATCGGCGTGGACGTGCACGAGGACCGGATGTACGTGGCGGGCATGCTCGACGGGTTGCTGGTGTTCGACATCGCCGACCCGAGCGACCCGGCGTATCTGGGCAGCTTCGAGTTCGTGTTCGAGGCCTACGACGTGCAGGTGGGCTCGTTCATGATCGGCCCGGACGAGCGCATTCTCGCGTTCATGGCGTATGAGTTCGGTGACTTTGGCGTGGTCGACATCACCGACCCGACGGCGGGCGTGATGGTGTCTCGCCAGGAGACGGGCATCCGCACGTTCCAGGTGTTGCTCGACGATGATCGCGTGTTCGTGCACGGCACGGGGTATGGGCTGAGCACGTTTACGCTGGACGATCCGAGGCGCCCCACGCGGCGCTCGCGCGTGGAGCCCCCCAGGCAGGCGCACCAGATGGCGCTGTCGCAGGACATCATGGTGGTTTCGGCCGACAGCGATGGGTTCACGATCGTGGACGTGGAGGACGCGGGGTGCACGCGGGCGATCTACGACACCGGCCGCGTGCCGGGCGGGCGTCGCGCTGGCATCGCCTCGCGGCGGACGAACGCCGGCGGGCACTTCATGTACGTGGTGGCGCGCGATGGCGCGGTCGAGGTGTGGGACATCGCCTCGTGCCGGCCGGGGCCGTGCGTGGCCGACTTCACCGGCGACTGCCAGACGACCGGCTCGGACTTCGTGGCCTTCGAGATCGCCTTCTCGCGCGGCGAGGCCCGGGCGGACCTGGACGGGGACGGTCGGCACACGGTGATGGACTATCTCGCGTTTATCAATGCGTACCTGGAAGGGTGCTGA
- a CDS encoding ferrous iron transporter B, whose product MPPVTLPTNPVGVTIPRVQTAALVGNPNVGKSTLFNALAGLRQKTANFPGTTQEAHLAQVQTPGGPVMLADLPGAYGLTLNTNESRIAKGVLTGDQSIKGFPDGQPDAVAIVVDATNVPRNLRLAGEVIALGLPTIVVVTMTDAAARQGIKIDAEKFEAALGCPVVIASGKTGKGVADVLPALARARVAAGPLSPSDIDTWADVVYTKACTADVRKHDAVTDRLDLAFTHPILGVATFAAIMTGLFWAIFSLATIPMDAIEAGFGWLAGVVSSTLPAGAIRDLLADGVIAGVGGTLVFLPQIVLLFFLIALLEQTGYLARAAFVIDRLLKPFGLPGHAFVPLLSGHACAIPAIMSARAIPDFRQRVATILAIPFMSCSARIPVYVLLTQILFPESTMLQAVAFTGCYVLGALAGLFTAILARRTILRGKSPAMALELPRYQWPSLVSATKTAAARGWLFVRKAGTVILAISVILWWLSAYPKPADPDDAQRAAEVSFLGRIGDAVQPVFAPIGADRQLTVGILASFAAREVFVSTMAVQIAGTEDAEDEGIREQLATAQRDDGSRVFTPATSWAMLVFFVLAIQCLPTLVVTAKEAGGWKWAALQAGWMTGVAYVAAAIVYGVASAIG is encoded by the coding sequence ATGCCCCCGGTCACGCTCCCTACCAACCCCGTCGGCGTGACCATCCCCAGGGTGCAAACCGCCGCACTGGTCGGCAACCCCAACGTCGGCAAATCAACACTCTTCAACGCCCTGGCCGGCCTCCGCCAGAAGACCGCCAACTTCCCCGGCACAACACAAGAAGCCCACCTGGCGCAGGTGCAAACACCGGGCGGCCCCGTCATGCTCGCCGACCTGCCCGGTGCCTACGGCCTCACACTCAACACCAACGAGTCACGCATCGCCAAGGGCGTGCTGACGGGCGACCAGTCCATCAAGGGCTTCCCAGACGGCCAGCCCGACGCCGTCGCCATCGTCGTCGACGCCACCAACGTGCCGCGCAACCTGCGCCTGGCCGGCGAGGTCATCGCGCTCGGCTTACCAACCATCGTCGTCGTCACCATGACCGACGCCGCCGCGCGCCAGGGCATCAAGATCGACGCCGAGAAGTTCGAGGCGGCGCTCGGCTGCCCGGTTGTCATCGCCTCGGGCAAGACCGGCAAGGGCGTGGCCGACGTGCTGCCCGCACTGGCGCGCGCAAGGGTTGCCGCCGGCCCGCTCAGCCCCAGCGATATCGACACGTGGGCCGACGTGGTCTACACGAAGGCCTGCACCGCCGATGTGCGCAAACACGACGCCGTCACCGACCGGCTCGACCTGGCTTTCACCCATCCGATCCTGGGCGTGGCCACCTTCGCCGCCATCATGACCGGCCTGTTCTGGGCGATCTTCAGTTTGGCGACGATCCCAATGGACGCGATCGAAGCTGGCTTCGGCTGGCTGGCGGGCGTGGTGAGCAGCACGTTGCCCGCCGGCGCGATCCGCGACCTGCTGGCCGACGGCGTGATCGCGGGTGTCGGCGGCACGCTGGTGTTCCTGCCGCAGATCGTGCTGCTGTTCTTCCTGATCGCGCTGCTGGAACAGACCGGCTACCTCGCGCGGGCGGCCTTTGTCATCGACCGGTTGCTCAAACCATTTGGCCTGCCGGGCCACGCCTTCGTGCCGCTCTTGAGCGGGCACGCGTGCGCGATCCCGGCGATCATGTCTGCGCGCGCGATTCCCGACTTCCGCCAGCGCGTGGCGACCATCCTGGCCATCCCCTTCATGAGCTGCTCGGCTCGCATCCCCGTGTACGTGCTGCTGACGCAGATTTTGTTCCCCGAGAGCACGATGCTGCAGGCCGTGGCGTTTACGGGCTGCTACGTGCTGGGCGCGCTGGCCGGCCTGTTCACCGCCATCCTCGCGAGGCGGACCATCCTGAGGGGCAAGAGTCCGGCCATGGCGCTCGAATTGCCGCGGTACCAGTGGCCGAGCTTGGTTAGCGCGACGAAGACCGCCGCCGCGCGCGGCTGGCTGTTCGTGCGAAAGGCCGGCACGGTAATCCTGGCGATCTCGGTGATCCTGTGGTGGCTCTCGGCCTATCCCAAACCGGCCGACCCCGACGATGCGCAGCGCGCCGCCGAGGTGAGCTTCCTGGGGCGCATCGGCGACGCCGTGCAGCCGGTGTTCGCGCCGATCGGCGCCGATCGGCAGTTGACCGTCGGCATCCTGGCCAGCTTTGCTGCGCGCGAGGTGTTCGTGAGCACGATGGCGGTTCAGATCGCCGGCACCGAGGACGCCGAGGACGAGGGCATCCGCGAGCAGCTGGCCACGGCGCAGCGCGATGATGGCAGTCGAGTGTTTACGCCGGCGACCAGTTGGGCGATGCTGGTGTTCTTCGTGCTGGCGATCCAGTGCCTGCCGACCTTGGTTGTCACGGCCAAGGAGGCCGGCGGGTGGAAGTGGGCCGCGCTCCAGGCGGGGTGGATGACGGGGGTTGCCTACGTTGCCGCGGCGATCGTGTACGGCGTGGCGAGCGCGATAGGCTGA
- a CDS encoding efflux RND transporter periplasmic adaptor subunit, which produces MPEQPGSGGSTRSVGARHARGGVRPLVAAAIVLVCLIAMGSIGGLVWLRAGAEGPGGSRGGSRAAAVEVAPVEVGRLEGRRTFSATLEARALVTIAPKVSGTVVSLPVDLGDVVERGGVIAKLDDAEFVQAAAQAEAEMEVARAQLTEAESAAEIAARDLKRTEDLHARGIASDSQLDQARAAELAARSAVAVAGAQVERARAARQAAEIRLGYATIRADWAGGDGTRVVARRFAEEGDTVGANTPLLSVVELDPITAVFFATQRDYGRLAVGQRVGVTADAFSGDTWEGEIERIAPVFDEASRQARIEVRVPNEGLRLKPGMFVRVDVVLEVANEATIVPRVAITQRDGRDVVFVVDESSMTVSQVPVRLGVVEGERVELLGEPSEALRGQRVVTLGQQLVGDGAAITIPGDAGGTGVAADEGDESPVATPVSGGAS; this is translated from the coding sequence ATGCCTGAGCAGCCTGGATCTGGTGGATCGACGCGGTCGGTCGGGGCGCGGCACGCCCGGGGCGGGGTTCGGCCGCTGGTGGCGGCTGCGATCGTGCTGGTCTGCCTGATTGCGATGGGGAGCATCGGCGGGCTGGTGTGGCTGCGCGCGGGGGCGGAGGGGCCGGGCGGTTCTCGGGGAGGTTCACGCGCGGCGGCGGTCGAGGTTGCGCCGGTGGAGGTAGGTCGGCTGGAGGGGCGTCGGACGTTCAGCGCCACGCTCGAGGCGCGGGCCCTGGTGACCATCGCGCCGAAGGTCTCCGGCACGGTGGTGAGCCTGCCGGTGGACCTGGGCGACGTGGTGGAGCGCGGGGGCGTGATCGCCAAGCTGGACGATGCGGAGTTCGTGCAGGCGGCGGCGCAGGCCGAAGCTGAAATGGAAGTGGCTCGGGCGCAGCTGACCGAAGCGGAGAGCGCCGCGGAGATTGCCGCCCGCGACCTGAAGCGGACCGAGGACCTACACGCCCGGGGGATTGCCAGCGATTCGCAGCTCGACCAGGCGCGCGCGGCGGAGCTTGCGGCGCGCAGCGCGGTGGCGGTGGCGGGCGCGCAAGTGGAACGGGCGCGGGCGGCGCGGCAGGCGGCGGAGATTCGCCTGGGGTACGCGACGATTCGCGCCGACTGGGCGGGCGGCGACGGCACGCGGGTGGTGGCGCGACGGTTTGCCGAGGAAGGCGACACGGTGGGCGCCAACACGCCGCTGCTGAGCGTGGTGGAGCTCGACCCGATCACGGCGGTGTTCTTCGCGACCCAGCGTGACTATGGGCGGCTGGCGGTTGGCCAGCGGGTGGGCGTGACGGCCGATGCGTTTTCGGGTGACACGTGGGAAGGCGAGATCGAGCGGATCGCGCCGGTGTTCGACGAAGCCTCGCGGCAGGCGCGGATCGAGGTGCGCGTGCCCAACGAGGGGCTGCGGCTGAAGCCGGGGATGTTCGTTCGGGTGGACGTGGTTCTGGAAGTTGCAAACGAGGCGACGATCGTGCCGCGGGTGGCGATCACCCAGCGGGACGGTCGCGACGTGGTGTTCGTGGTTGACGAGTCGTCGATGACGGTTTCGCAGGTGCCCGTGCGGCTGGGGGTGGTCGAGGGTGAGCGGGTCGAGTTGCTCGGCGAGCCTTCGGAAGCCCTGCGCGGCCAACGCGTCGTAACGCTTGGACAGCAGCTGGTGGGCGATGGCGCGGCGATCACGATTCCCGGTGATGCGGGCGGGACCGGGGTGGCGGCCGATGAGGGCGACGAGTCGCCGGTGGCGACGCCGGTGTCCGGGGGCGCGTCGTGA
- a CDS encoding replication-associated recombination protein A: MSDLFGAERAKRRRRVEPSAARMRPRSIDEVVGQQHILGPGKLLRRMLEADALTSLILHGPPGTGKTTLAGLIAEHSGRHFEAANAASIGVKRVREVSDIARARLEDGGPRTVLFLDEVHRFSRSQQDVLLEDVERGVLTLIGATTENPLFACNAALVSRSTLFRLEPLTEDEIVEVLRRALSDDERGYGKVDIEAHEDALRVWAVKCDGDARRALTALEVAVLSSGKDGERIVIDRQVAEDSIQQKAAVYGDDEHYDSASAMIKSIRGSDPDAACYWIARMLEGGEDPRFIARRLAILASEDVGNADPRAVMVAAAAWELVERIGLPEARITLGHCACYLALAPKSNAAYKAIDAAIADVKEGRTVPVPVYLRDPNSSPLSVGDATGVRTKEVGGEKYEYSHNAAGGLTGQDYLGVAKRYYEPGETGEEAAMAARLAEIRAMRRRRKAEG; the protein is encoded by the coding sequence ATGAGCGATCTGTTTGGGGCTGAGCGGGCGAAGCGGCGGCGGCGGGTGGAGCCGTCGGCGGCGAGGATGCGGCCTCGGTCCATTGATGAAGTCGTCGGGCAGCAGCATATTTTGGGACCGGGGAAGCTGCTGCGGCGGATGCTGGAGGCCGATGCGCTGACGAGCCTGATTTTGCATGGGCCGCCGGGGACCGGGAAGACGACGCTGGCTGGGCTGATCGCCGAGCACTCGGGGCGGCACTTCGAGGCGGCCAACGCGGCGTCGATCGGGGTGAAGCGGGTGCGGGAGGTGTCGGACATCGCGCGGGCGCGGCTGGAGGATGGCGGGCCGCGGACGGTGCTGTTTCTGGATGAGGTGCACCGGTTCAGCCGCAGCCAGCAGGACGTGCTGCTGGAGGACGTGGAGCGCGGGGTGCTGACGCTGATCGGGGCGACGACAGAGAACCCGCTGTTTGCGTGCAATGCGGCCTTGGTCAGCCGGAGCACGCTGTTCCGGCTGGAGCCGTTGACTGAGGACGAGATCGTCGAGGTGTTGCGGCGGGCGCTGAGCGATGACGAGCGTGGGTATGGGAAGGTCGACATCGAGGCGCACGAGGATGCGCTGCGGGTGTGGGCGGTGAAGTGTGATGGGGATGCGCGGCGGGCGTTGACGGCGCTGGAGGTTGCGGTTCTGAGCTCGGGGAAGGATGGCGAGCGCATCGTCATCGATCGGCAGGTGGCCGAAGATTCGATCCAGCAGAAGGCGGCGGTGTATGGGGACGACGAGCACTACGACTCGGCGTCGGCGATGATCAAGAGCATCCGGGGGAGCGATCCGGACGCGGCGTGCTACTGGATTGCGCGGATGCTCGAGGGCGGGGAGGACCCGCGGTTTATTGCTCGAAGGTTGGCGATTCTGGCGAGTGAAGATGTCGGGAACGCGGACCCGCGGGCGGTGATGGTCGCGGCGGCGGCGTGGGAGCTCGTGGAGCGGATCGGTCTGCCCGAGGCGCGGATCACGCTGGGGCATTGCGCGTGCTATCTGGCGCTGGCGCCCAAGAGCAACGCGGCGTACAAGGCGATCGATGCGGCGATCGCGGATGTCAAGGAAGGGCGGACGGTGCCGGTGCCGGTGTATCTGCGGGATCCGAATTCGTCGCCGCTTTCGGTTGGGGATGCTACTGGCGTGCGCACCAAGGAGGTGGGCGGGGAGAAGTATGAGTACAGCCACAACGCGGCTGGGGGGTTGACGGGGCAGGATTATCTGGGGGTTGCGAAGCGGTATTACGAACCGGGTGAGACTGGGGAAGAGGCGGCGATGGCGGCGCGGCTGGCGGAGATTCGGGCGATGCGGCGGAGGCGGAAGGCGGAGGGTTGA